In a single window of the Gammaproteobacteria bacterium genome:
- a CDS encoding erythromycin esterase family protein, which translates to MDTRALEKLVRLLNESIYTLSPGPDKYTSLVNNIGDAQFVLLGEATHGTHEFYQARIEITKRLIAEKGFMAVAIEGDWPDVYEIHRYLNGKGQHAKESLHSFTRFPTWMWRNETMIPFLEWLRHYNDKRNVSQQKIGFYGLDVYSLYASIQVVIEYLERVDPAAAENAKQRYACFDHVKQDPQSYGYQATLEKSKSCVKAVTQQWLELQSHVLEYIKKDEFQFEEAYFNALQNALIVKNAEHYYRSLFEGAAKSWNVRDQHMAETFNVLINHLEDQLKQPAKIVVWAHNSHLGDARATEMSAEGEINLGQLIREQYPRDTFSLGFSTYEGIVTAAAAWGDPPAFKQINPGLPGSYEDLFHALNQKEFFLLLRGNKTLEHYLKIGRLQRAIGVVYKPETEQTSHYFFTKLPLQFDAMIHIDKTSALPLL; encoded by the coding sequence ATGGATACGCGAGCTTTGGAGAAATTAGTTAGATTATTGAATGAATCTATTTACACATTATCCCCTGGCCCTGATAAATATACATCCTTAGTAAATAATATTGGTGACGCTCAATTTGTGTTATTAGGGGAAGCGACCCATGGCACTCATGAATTTTACCAAGCACGTATTGAGATCACTAAGCGGCTCATCGCTGAAAAAGGATTTATGGCGGTCGCAATTGAAGGTGATTGGCCTGACGTATACGAAATCCATCGTTACTTAAATGGCAAAGGACAACATGCTAAAGAATCTCTCCATTCTTTCACCCGATTTCCGACGTGGATGTGGCGCAATGAAACCATGATTCCATTTTTAGAATGGTTACGTCATTATAATGATAAACGGAACGTGTCCCAACAAAAAATTGGGTTCTATGGATTAGATGTTTATAGCTTATACGCCTCCATTCAAGTAGTTATTGAGTACTTAGAAAGAGTTGATCCGGCAGCCGCAGAAAACGCGAAACAACGTTATGCTTGTTTCGATCATGTTAAGCAAGATCCGCAGTCCTATGGCTATCAAGCCACGCTAGAGAAGAGTAAATCTTGCGTAAAAGCCGTAACCCAACAATGGTTGGAATTGCAATCACATGTCTTAGAATATATTAAAAAGGATGAATTTCAATTTGAGGAAGCTTACTTTAATGCCCTCCAAAACGCTCTCATCGTAAAAAATGCAGAGCATTATTATCGCAGTCTATTTGAAGGGGCCGCTAAATCATGGAACGTGCGTGATCAACATATGGCTGAAACCTTCAATGTATTAATCAATCATTTAGAAGATCAATTAAAACAACCGGCCAAAATAGTTGTCTGGGCACATAACTCCCACTTAGGAGATGCGCGCGCAACTGAAATGAGTGCTGAAGGAGAAATTAATTTAGGACAATTAATCAGAGAGCAATATCCACGTGATACTTTTTCCCTTGGTTTTTCTACGTATGAAGGAATTGTTACGGCAGCAGCGGCTTGGGGAGATCCGCCGGCATTCAAACAAATTAATCCAGGCTTGCCTGGTAGTTATGAAGATTTGTTTCATGCATTAAATCAAAAAGAATTTTTTTTATTGTTACGCGGGAATAAAACACTTGAACATTATCTTAAAATAGGCCGCTTACAACGCGCTATAGGGGTAGTATACAAACCGGAAACCGAACAAACGAGTCACTATTTTTTTACTAAACTTCCTTTACAATTTGATGCCATGATTCACATTGATAAAACCAGTGCATTACCTCTACTGTAA